Proteins from a single region of Desulfovibrio sp. JC022:
- a CDS encoding substrate-binding domain-containing protein, whose protein sequence is MKIFYLIENKNKFYVLTVFFLALLLLPGCQEQGVEQEKELLVYCGITMIKPMTEIAGIIEEKYDCKVLITKGGSGNLLKSIKANMMGDLYLPGSGSYIQAALEQGLVTDTVHVGFNKAAMMVKKGNPRNIPDTLDSMADSNFYVVIGNPESGSIGRETKKILAKKGIFTEVAENVQMMTTDSKDLVRVIKDDEADLVINWYATSIWPENRESISVLPISGEYAGKKKLIIGLLRFSRYPDISKVFMEYASSTEGRAIFNKYGLYDVK, encoded by the coding sequence ATGAAGATATTTTATTTAATAGAGAATAAAAACAAGTTTTACGTCCTGACAGTTTTTTTTCTGGCTTTGCTGCTTCTGCCCGGATGTCAGGAGCAGGGAGTTGAACAGGAAAAAGAGTTGCTGGTTTATTGTGGTATCACCATGATCAAACCCATGACTGAGATTGCGGGGATTATTGAAGAAAAATACGACTGTAAGGTGCTGATCACTAAGGGCGGGTCCGGAAATCTCTTGAAATCCATTAAAGCTAATATGATGGGGGATCTATATCTGCCGGGTTCAGGTTCATATATTCAGGCGGCACTTGAGCAGGGACTGGTTACGGATACTGTACATGTGGGATTTAACAAGGCAGCAATGATGGTCAAAAAAGGTAACCCCAGAAATATTCCGGATACTCTGGACAGTATGGCGGATAGCAATTTTTATGTTGTTATCGGTAATCCTGAAAGCGGCAGTATCGGAAGGGAAACCAAGAAGATTTTGGCTAAAAAGGGTATCTTCACCGAGGTTGCTGAAAATGTGCAGATGATGACAACCGATTCCAAGGATCTTGTCCGGGTCATTAAAGATGATGAGGCGGACTTGGTTATTAATTGGTACGCGACATCCATCTGGCCTGAAAACAGGGAGAGTATAAGCGTTCTGCCGATCAGCGGTGAATATGCCGGGAAAAAGAAATTGATAATCGGGCTGCTTAGATTTTCCCGTTACCCTGATATTTCCAAAGTTTTTATGGAGTATGCGTCCAGTACCGAAGGACGGGCAATATTTAATAAATACGGATTATATGATGTTAAATAA